A single genomic interval of Xylanivirga thermophila harbors:
- the rpoZ gene encoding DNA-directed RNA polymerase subunit omega, whose product MIDPPLNEIMEKVDSRYTLVVEVAKRARQLVAGEKPLIDVEDESAKPVTIAVHEVNLEKIKYRSAKEGIK is encoded by the coding sequence ATGATAGATCCACCGCTCAATGAGATAATGGAAAAGGTGGACAGCAGATATACCTTAGTAGTAGAGGTGGCAAAGAGGGCTAGGCAGCTGGTTGCAGGAGAAAAACCTCTAATTGATGTGGAAGATGAATCTGCAAAACCTGTTACTATTGCGGTACATGAAGTAAACTTGGAAAAGATAAAGTACAGAAGTGCAAAAGAGGGAATAAAATGA
- the gmk gene encoding guanylate kinase, with protein sequence MKQQGLLIVISGPSGAGKGTVCKAFLERHHEVMLSISATTRLPRKGEKEGVNYFFKDHDTFENMIKNGELLEYAKFVDNYYGTPKHFVYEQLNMGRDVILEIDIQGALQVKESFGDGVFIFILPPSMEELKRRIIGRGTETLDVIEKRLENASKEIGFLDKYDYVVINDEVGNAVSYIESIVTAEKCKVKRNKDIYKNFSGGMSYDDRSTAQ encoded by the coding sequence ATGAAGCAGCAGGGACTATTAATAGTTATTTCAGGCCCATCTGGTGCAGGCAAGGGAACGGTGTGTAAGGCTTTTTTAGAGAGACATCATGAGGTTATGCTGTCCATTTCCGCTACTACCAGATTGCCACGCAAGGGTGAAAAGGAAGGCGTAAACTACTTTTTTAAAGACCACGATACCTTCGAGAACATGATAAAAAATGGAGAGCTTTTAGAATATGCCAAATTTGTAGATAATTATTATGGGACACCTAAACATTTTGTCTATGAGCAGCTGAACATGGGCAGAGATGTGATATTGGAGATAGATATTCAAGGCGCCCTTCAGGTAAAGGAAAGTTTTGGGGATGGAGTATTTATTTTTATACTACCTCCTTCTATGGAAGAGCTGAAAAGGCGTATAATAGGCAGAGGTACTGAGACGCTTGATGTAATAGAAAAACGTCTAGAAAATGCCAGCAAGGAGATTGGTTTCCTCGATAAATATGATTATGTGGTAATAAATGACGAGGTGGGAAATGCCGTATCATATATAGAATCCATAGTTACGGCGGAAAAATGTAAAGTAAAGAGGAATAAGGATATATATAAAAATTTTAGTGGAGGGATGTCATATGATGATAGATCCACCGCTCAATGA
- a CDS encoding AIR synthase family protein produces MEIGKLSNEELEKYVISQFKNIREDVVAGPRIGRDCGIIDMGDEYCVVSTDPITAADANAGKLAVHISCNDIATTGAQTVGVTITILAPPEGSIDDIEDIIHEISETCIELDIDVLGGHTEITDSVNRILISVTAIGRVSKDLFVQPSDAKIGDYILMTKMAGLEGTAILAHDREDMLKKCFDDGFLHRAKRCLESISVVPEARIAARLGARSMHDVTEGGVLGALWELSETMGKGIEVYIDDIPVAHETREVCKILNIDPLRLISSGSMLMVSNNPELIIDALSKKGILCTVIGKVIDDDTKWMIIGNDRYIITPPKSDELYKVLS; encoded by the coding sequence GTGGAGATAGGAAAATTATCTAATGAGGAATTGGAAAAGTATGTAATTTCCCAATTTAAAAATATTAGGGAGGATGTTGTAGCAGGACCTAGAATAGGCAGGGATTGTGGAATAATAGATATGGGTGATGAGTATTGTGTGGTTTCTACAGATCCAATAACAGCGGCTGATGCAAATGCAGGTAAATTGGCAGTGCATATATCTTGTAACGATATAGCTACTACTGGAGCACAAACGGTAGGTGTTACCATTACCATATTAGCACCTCCCGAAGGCAGTATAGATGATATAGAGGATATAATTCATGAAATAAGTGAAACTTGTATTGAATTGGATATAGATGTATTAGGTGGTCATACGGAAATAACAGATAGTGTTAATCGCATACTTATATCCGTTACAGCCATTGGCAGGGTATCAAAGGACTTATTTGTGCAGCCGTCCGATGCCAAGATTGGAGATTATATATTGATGACCAAGATGGCAGGTTTGGAGGGGACTGCTATTTTAGCCCATGATCGGGAGGATATGTTGAAAAAATGTTTCGATGATGGGTTTTTGCATAGGGCCAAGCGATGTCTTGAAAGTATAAGTGTAGTTCCTGAAGCCCGCATTGCCGCCCGTCTTGGGGCACGAAGTATGCATGATGTGACTGAAGGTGGTGTATTAGGAGCGCTATGGGAACTATCTGAGACAATGGGCAAGGGAATAGAGGTATATATAGATGATATACCAGTAGCTCATGAAACCAGAGAGGTATGCAAAATACTGAATATAGATCCTCTAAGACTTATATCGAGTGGATCAATGTTGATGGTTTCTAATAATCCAGAGCTAATAATAGATGCATTGTCAAAGAAAGGTATACTATGTACGGTTATCGGCAAGGTAATAGATGATGATACAAAGTGGATGATAATAGGTAATGATAGATACATAATAACTCCTCCTAAATCCGATGAACTATATAAAGTGCTATCATAA
- the priA gene encoding replication restart helicase PriA: protein MDKDIYASVVVDQAHPSIDRHFDYIVPEELMGDYLVGKRVLVPFGISNKAIKAYVLKVSNYTQLPHNRLKSIIKVLDKEPVLSERAIPLIYWMKEKCHCMLIDAINAFVPPGIRKNTRPNRPKMVHLKILDGLDAYMEQVGKRSRYMADILDVLYKNDGDLPLNIISGDTGAPASSFNGLVKRGLIDIYEGQPDIANFSDMHGQKCELPELTVEQKEALDIIRNTIAKGKSNILLHGVTGSGKTEVYMRAVGDIVAKGKQAIILVPEISLTPQTISRFKMRFGNRVAVLHSRLSDGERAFEWKRILHGEVDMVVGVRSAVFAPFKNLGIIIIDEAHDDSYKSEGRPRYHAVDVAKERCNLEESVLVIGTATPSIEQYYDMTKGEYTLVEMKNRVDKRRMPPVEVVDMRDELIKGNRTMFSQALYISIKEVLDRREQAILLLNRRGYAQFVSCRSCGWVAKCKRCDVSLTYHADGRILKCHYCGRRYRYPYVCPNCGSHFIKQFGVGTQRLEEQLSKMFPDVRTVRMDMDTTSTKDAHEKILAAFRRGEYDILLGTQMIAKGLDFPNVTLVGVITADTSLNLPEYKSAEKTFQLVTQVAGRTGRGDRGGKVIVQSYEPNHYAIEYASHHDYEAFYKKEINLREQFLYPPFSNIIKILIIGDVEKDTIELSHRISEWLVKNIDNDIILKNGLISIGANPAPIDKIDNRYRWQVLIKIRPDAMFDGVYHCLVDRCIEEFGNKEQNVIIDFYPVSLL, encoded by the coding sequence GTGGATAAAGATATATATGCATCGGTAGTAGTGGATCAGGCTCATCCTTCCATTGATAGACATTTTGATTATATAGTGCCAGAAGAGCTGATGGGGGATTATTTGGTAGGCAAACGGGTCTTAGTGCCTTTTGGCATTAGTAATAAAGCTATAAAGGCATACGTATTGAAAGTATCAAACTACACACAACTGCCTCATAATCGACTAAAATCCATAATAAAGGTACTGGACAAAGAGCCTGTTCTATCTGAACGGGCTATTCCTCTTATTTACTGGATGAAGGAAAAATGTCATTGTATGCTTATAGATGCAATAAATGCATTTGTACCACCGGGCATACGAAAGAATACAAGGCCTAATAGACCCAAAATGGTGCATCTTAAAATACTAGATGGGCTGGATGCATATATGGAGCAAGTGGGGAAAAGGTCAAGATATATGGCAGATATTTTGGATGTGCTATATAAAAACGATGGGGATTTGCCATTGAATATAATATCAGGTGATACGGGTGCACCTGCATCTAGTTTTAATGGACTTGTAAAGAGGGGTCTTATAGACATATATGAAGGTCAGCCAGATATTGCAAATTTTAGTGATATGCATGGTCAAAAATGCGAATTGCCCGAATTAACGGTAGAGCAAAAAGAAGCATTGGACATTATTCGTAATACCATAGCAAAGGGGAAATCTAATATACTCCTACATGGTGTTACAGGTAGCGGCAAAACAGAGGTATATATGAGGGCAGTTGGGGATATAGTTGCTAAAGGCAAACAGGCCATAATACTGGTACCTGAAATATCCCTTACTCCCCAGACCATAAGTAGGTTTAAGATGAGATTTGGAAATCGGGTTGCAGTGCTGCATAGCCGTCTCTCCGATGGGGAACGTGCCTTTGAATGGAAAAGGATACTTCATGGAGAAGTAGATATGGTGGTGGGGGTTCGCTCAGCGGTATTTGCCCCATTTAAAAATTTGGGAATAATAATAATAGATGAGGCCCATGATGACAGCTATAAATCAGAAGGCCGTCCGAGATACCATGCGGTAGATGTGGCTAAAGAACGGTGTAATCTTGAGGAGAGTGTATTGGTGATAGGAACTGCCACTCCTTCCATAGAGCAATACTACGATATGACAAAGGGAGAATATACCCTGGTTGAGATGAAAAATCGTGTAGATAAGAGGCGGATGCCTCCGGTGGAAGTCGTAGACATGAGAGATGAGCTTATTAAGGGCAATCGCACAATGTTTAGTCAGGCGCTTTATATATCCATAAAAGAGGTGCTTGATAGGAGAGAGCAGGCTATATTGCTTTTAAATAGGCGTGGGTATGCCCAGTTTGTATCATGTAGATCCTGTGGATGGGTGGCAAAATGTAAAAGATGTGATGTTTCCCTTACCTATCATGCAGATGGTAGGATATTAAAATGTCATTACTGCGGACGAAGATATAGGTATCCATATGTATGTCCAAACTGTGGCAGCCATTTTATAAAGCAGTTTGGTGTAGGTACCCAAAGATTGGAAGAACAGCTATCAAAGATGTTTCCAGATGTCCGTACTGTGCGTATGGATATGGATACTACATCTACAAAGGATGCCCATGAAAAGATATTAGCTGCATTTAGACGAGGGGAATATGATATATTGTTAGGAACGCAGATGATTGCAAAGGGATTGGATTTTCCAAACGTTACCCTAGTGGGAGTAATAACGGCAGATACTTCCTTGAATCTTCCAGAGTATAAAAGTGCTGAAAAGACATTTCAATTGGTTACTCAGGTAGCAGGTCGCACAGGCAGGGGAGATAGGGGAGGTAAGGTAATCGTTCAGTCGTATGAACCTAATCACTATGCAATAGAGTATGCCTCCCATCACGATTATGAAGCATTTTATAAAAAAGAAATAAATTTAAGGGAGCAGTTTCTATATCCCCCATTTTCCAATATAATTAAGATATTGATCATAGGGGATGTGGAAAAGGATACTATTGAGTTAAGTCATAGAATATCAGAATGGCTTGTGAAAAATATAGATAATGATATAATTTTAAAAAATGGACTTATATCAATAGGTGCTAATCCAGCACCTATTGATAAGATAGATAATAGATATAGATGGCAGGTACTCATTAAAATAAGGCCAGATGCCATGTTTGATGGGGTGTATCATTGTCTAGTAGACAGATGTATTGAAGAGTTTGGGAATAAAGAACAAAATGTAATTATAGATTTTTATCCTGTCAGTCTTTTGTAG
- the remA gene encoding extracellular matrix/biofilm regulator RemA: MGIKLINIGFGNIVSANRLVAIVSPESAPIKRIIQDARDRGMLIDATYGRRTRAVIITDSDHVVLSAVQPETVANRLDSKDSHLGFDEE; encoded by the coding sequence ATGGGGATAAAATTGATAAACATAGGTTTTGGGAATATCGTTTCAGCGAACAGGTTAGTGGCAATAGTTAGTCCTGAATCAGCACCGATAAAGCGAATTATACAAGATGCAAGGGATAGGGGTATGCTTATAGATGCCACCTATGGTAGAAGGACTAGGGCAGTTATAATAACAGACAGTGATCATGTGGTATTATCGGCTGTACAGCCTGAGACGGTGGCTAATAGACTAGATTCTAAGGATTCTCATCTGGGTTTTGATGAGGAGTAG
- the def gene encoding peptide deformylase, with the protein MALREIKKHPRDEILRKKSRKVDKIDQRIITLLDDMAETMYKADGVGLAAPQVGILKRIVVIDVGDGLIELINPEIIDAKGSQIGDEGCLSLPGITGRVKRPNEVKLRALNRKGEEIEMVGTGLLARAMCHETDHLDGILFIDKAMSKSHEE; encoded by the coding sequence ATGGCTCTTAGAGAGATAAAAAAACATCCGCGGGATGAGATATTACGAAAAAAGTCCAGAAAAGTGGATAAAATAGATCAAAGGATAATTACACTTTTAGATGATATGGCTGAGACCATGTACAAAGCCGATGGGGTAGGACTTGCAGCGCCGCAGGTAGGTATATTAAAGCGTATAGTTGTAATCGATGTGGGAGATGGTTTAATAGAGCTTATAAATCCTGAAATCATAGATGCAAAAGGCAGCCAAATTGGGGATGAAGGTTGTCTAAGCTTACCAGGGATAACAGGCAGGGTAAAGAGGCCTAATGAGGTTAAATTGCGGGCATTAAATCGTAAGGGTGAAGAGATAGAAATGGTAGGCACTGGTCTTCTGGCCAGGGCTATGTGTCATGAGACTGATCATCTTGATGGTATATTGTTTATAGATAAGGCTATGTCAAAAAGCCATG
- a CDS encoding YicC/YloC family endoribonuclease translates to MAVSMTGFGRGIINEQGREISVEIKTLNHRFLDINLRIPRNISFVEENVRSLIQSNLSRGRVEVFVDYVNTSEDGYQVDINDSLLKSYLASFERLEQEYNIRNDMAMSHILGIDDIIVVNQAPEDEELIGDMAKQATMKALELLKTMRKDEGHRLQQDISMRADMILDMTMEIEKRAPLVVEEYKEKLGQRLSEILKATPDLDEARFNTEVAYFADRSNITEELVRLDSHINQLKETLVLDTPIGRKLDFLVQEMNRETNTIGSKANDLVITNYVVEMKSELEKIREQIQNIE, encoded by the coding sequence ATGGCTGTAAGTATGACGGGATTTGGCAGAGGGATTATCAATGAGCAAGGGCGCGAGATTAGTGTGGAGATAAAAACACTTAATCATCGATTTTTAGATATAAACTTGCGTATACCTAGGAATATATCTTTTGTTGAAGAAAATGTACGTAGTTTGATACAATCCAATCTATCCCGCGGCAGGGTTGAGGTGTTTGTTGATTATGTAAATACCTCAGAAGATGGTTATCAAGTGGATATAAATGATTCACTTTTAAAAAGCTACCTTGCATCATTTGAACGATTGGAACAGGAATATAATATAAGAAATGATATGGCGATGTCTCATATACTAGGCATAGATGATATAATAGTCGTTAATCAGGCACCGGAAGATGAAGAGCTAATAGGTGATATGGCAAAGCAGGCTACTATGAAGGCCTTGGAATTATTAAAAACTATGCGGAAGGATGAAGGGCATAGACTTCAGCAGGATATATCCATGAGAGCTGATATGATTTTGGATATGACAATGGAGATAGAAAAGCGTGCGCCATTAGTGGTGGAGGAATACAAAGAGAAATTAGGCCAACGTCTATCGGAGATATTAAAGGCAACTCCTGATTTGGACGAGGCAAGATTTAATACTGAAGTGGCGTATTTTGCAGACAGATCAAATATTACAGAAGAGTTGGTACGTTTAGATAGTCATATAAATCAGCTAAAGGAAACGCTCGTTTTAGATACGCCCATAGGTCGCAAACTGGATTTTTTAGTCCAAGAGATGAATAGGGAGACTAACACGATAGGATCAAAGGCCAATGACCTCGTTATAACAAATTACGTAGTAGAGATGAAAAGTGAGTTGGAAAAAATAAGAGAGCAAATTCAGAATATCGAATAG
- the coaBC gene encoding bifunctional phosphopantothenoylcysteine decarboxylase/phosphopantothenate--cysteine ligase CoaBC — translation MNVVLGITGGIAAYKGAEIISRLKKKGIDVKVIMTENAKQFISPLTLQTLSGYPVYYDTFKHATENYEIDHISLAKWADIMLIAPATANIISKVCHGIADDLLSTTIMATRGQVVFAPAMNTNMYKNPILQDNIEALKKRGYMFIPPAKGLLACGDVGEGRLAEVDDIVAEVVGLLRQRDDLKGTKVLVTAGPTREYIDPVRFISNPSSGRMGYAIADACRKRGAEVHLITGPTNIKTPVGVHVYRVETAYEMYDAVMSLFGQCQIVFKTAAVGDYRPDMVSSQKIKKDADDLVIRFVKNPDILKELGRRKKNQILVGFAAETENIEAYANKKLKEKNLDFIFVNDVSKTGAGFAGDTNGGILLCADGDRLEMSITKKEIIAQRILDVIIDRKLDK, via the coding sequence ATGAATGTAGTACTGGGTATAACCGGAGGTATTGCAGCCTATAAGGGAGCAGAGATAATCAGCAGGCTTAAGAAAAAGGGAATAGATGTAAAAGTTATAATGACTGAAAATGCCAAGCAATTTATATCGCCTCTTACATTGCAGACCCTATCCGGCTATCCCGTCTATTATGATACATTTAAGCATGCTACTGAAAACTATGAGATAGATCATATATCTCTGGCGAAATGGGCAGATATAATGCTGATAGCTCCCGCCACAGCCAATATTATCTCCAAGGTATGCCATGGCATAGCTGATGACCTTTTATCTACTACTATTATGGCTACAAGGGGGCAGGTGGTATTTGCACCAGCCATGAATACCAATATGTACAAAAATCCCATACTACAGGATAATATAGAGGCTTTAAAAAAACGTGGGTATATGTTTATACCACCTGCAAAGGGACTACTTGCTTGTGGTGATGTAGGGGAAGGTAGATTGGCGGAGGTAGATGATATAGTAGCTGAAGTAGTTGGACTATTACGCCAAAGGGATGATCTAAAAGGCACAAAGGTATTGGTAACAGCTGGTCCTACTAGGGAGTATATTGATCCTGTGAGATTTATAAGTAATCCTTCATCTGGTAGGATGGGCTATGCGATAGCAGATGCATGCAGAAAACGCGGTGCAGAGGTACATTTAATAACAGGGCCTACAAATATAAAAACGCCAGTTGGTGTGCATGTATACCGGGTGGAGACTGCCTATGAGATGTACGATGCGGTTATGTCGCTATTTGGCCAATGTCAAATAGTGTTTAAGACAGCTGCTGTAGGTGATTATAGACCGGATATGGTGAGCAGTCAAAAGATAAAAAAGGATGCAGATGACCTTGTAATAAGGTTTGTTAAAAATCCCGATATATTGAAGGAATTGGGCAGACGCAAAAAAAATCAGATACTGGTGGGCTTTGCAGCAGAGACAGAAAATATAGAGGCATATGCAAACAAGAAACTTAAGGAGAAAAATCTCGATTTTATATTTGTAAATGATGTATCCAAGACGGGAGCAGGATTTGCAGGAGATACAAATGGAGGGATACTCCTTTGTGCCGATGGAGATAGACTAGAAATGTCTATAACTAAAAAGGAGATTATAGCTCAACGTATATTGGATGTAATAATAGATAGAAAGCTGGACAAATAG